AGCGCCAGGATCTGCGCCTGCACGGTGACATCGAGCGCCGTGGTCGGCTCGTCCGCGATCAACAGGTCCGGCTCGTTGGCGAGCGCCATCGCGATCATCACGCGCTGGCGCTGGCCGCCGGAGAGCTGGTGCGGATAGCTGTTCAGCCGCGTCTCGGGCTCGGGAATGCCGACCTGCGTCAGCAGCTCCAGCGTCCGCCTGCGGGCCTCGGCATTGCTGGTCGGATTGTGCAGCTGGATGATCTCGCCGATCTGCGCCTCGATCGTGTGCAGCGGATTGAGCGAGGTCATCGGCTCCTGGAAGATGATGGAGATGTCGCTGCCGCGGATCTCCCGCATCTGCTGCTCGCTCTGGTCGATCAGCTCCTGCCCCTTGAAGCGGATGCTGCCGGAGGGATGCGAGGCGTTCGGATAAGGCAGCAGCTTCAGGATCGAGAGCGCGCTGACGGACTTGCCGGAGCCGGATTCGCCGACCAGCGCGACGCATTCGCCGCGCTTGATCTGGAACGAGACCTTGTCGACCGCGAGCGTCGTCGCGCCGCCCTGGTGGAAGGCCACCGAGAGGTCGCGCACGCTGAGCAGGGGCTGGTTGATCGCGTCCATGGCCTTACCTGAACGTCTTGCGCGGATCGAAGGCGTCGCGCACGGCTTCGCCGATGAAGATCAAGAGCGACAGCATGATCGCGACCGAGAAGAAGCCGGAAAATCCGAGCCACGGCGCCTGCACATTGGCCTTGGCCTGCGAGAGCAATTCGCCGAGCGAAGGCGATCCCGGCGGCAGACCGAAGCCCAGGAAATCGAGCGCCGTCAGCGTCATCACCGACGAGGAGACGATGAATGGCAGGAACGTCATGGTCGCGACCATCGCGTTCGGCAGCAGGTGACGGAACATGATGACCGGGTTGGAGACGCCGAGCGCCCGCGCCGCCTGGATGTACTCGAAGTTGCGCCCGCGCAGGAATTCGGCCCGCACCAGACCGACCAGCGAGACCCAGGAGAACAGCAGCAGGATGCCGAGCAGCACGAAGAAGCCAGGCACGAGGACCGAGGACAATATCAGGAGAAGATAGAGCGACGGTATCGCCGTCCAGATCTCGATGAAGCGCTGGAAGATGAGGTCGACCCAGCCGCCGAAATAGCCCTGCACCGCGCCTGCGGCAATGCCGACGACGGATGAGACGATGGTGAGGCAAAGGCCGAACAGCACGGAGATGCGGAAGCCGTAGATCAA
This is a stretch of genomic DNA from Bradyrhizobium sp. CB2312. It encodes these proteins:
- a CDS encoding ABC transporter permease encodes the protein MTITAPTPIETTTQSPLGEVVPITGKPFAPSPLNRRRWQNFKANRRGYWSFWIFIALFVISLFAELIANDRPFLIKFDGRLYWPAFVTYSETTFGGDFETAADYRDPYLQKLIKDKGGVIVWPLIRYSYDTHNLDLPTPAPSPPTWMLTEAQCKPVVEKKGLKSCRDLEYNWLGTDDQGRDVVARLIYGFRISVLFGLCLTIVSSVVGIAAGAVQGYFGGWVDLIFQRFIEIWTAIPSLYLLLILSSVLVPGFFVLLGILLLFSWVSLVGLVRAEFLRGRNFEYIQAARALGVSNPVIMFRHLLPNAMVATMTFLPFIVSSSVMTLTALDFLGFGLPPGSPSLGELLSQAKANVQAPWLGFSGFFSVAIMLSLLIFIGEAVRDAFDPRKTFR